In Xanthomonas theicola, a single genomic region encodes these proteins:
- the rsmI gene encoding 16S rRNA (cytidine(1402)-2'-O)-methyltransferase — translation MSAQPGTLHVVATPIGNLADLTPRAQEVLRAVAAICAEDTRRSGQLLSHFGIDKPLLALHEHNEQALAQRIVARLLGGDSLALVSDAGTPLVSDPGYRLVRAAREAGVRVSPVPGACAAIAALSVAGLPSDRFSFEGFLPAKAAARRERLARLAGEPRTLVFYEAAHRIVESLADCRAAFGDARPAVLARELTKLFETVLDGSLAELQARVQADDNQRKGEFVLIVQGAGDDADAQLAEGRRVYATLSEHLPPSTSAKLAAELTGAPRKALYGGS, via the coding sequence ATGAGCGCCCAGCCCGGAACCCTGCATGTCGTCGCCACGCCGATCGGCAATCTCGCCGACCTGACGCCGCGCGCGCAGGAGGTGCTGCGCGCGGTCGCCGCGATCTGCGCCGAGGACACCCGCCGCAGCGGCCAGCTGCTGTCGCACTTCGGCATCGACAAGCCGCTGCTGGCGCTGCACGAGCACAACGAGCAGGCGCTGGCGCAACGCATCGTCGCGCGCCTGCTCGGCGGCGACTCGCTGGCCCTGGTCAGCGACGCCGGCACCCCCCTGGTCAGCGACCCCGGCTACCGGCTGGTGCGCGCGGCGCGCGAGGCCGGGGTACGGGTCAGTCCAGTGCCCGGCGCCTGCGCGGCGATCGCCGCGCTCAGCGTGGCCGGCCTGCCCAGCGACCGCTTCAGCTTCGAGGGCTTCCTGCCGGCCAAGGCCGCCGCGCGCCGCGAGCGCCTGGCGCGACTGGCCGGCGAGCCGCGCACCCTGGTGTTCTACGAAGCGGCGCATCGCATCGTCGAGTCCCTGGCCGACTGCCGCGCCGCCTTCGGCGACGCGCGCCCGGCGGTGCTGGCGCGCGAACTGACCAAGCTGTTCGAGACCGTGCTCGACGGCAGCCTTGCCGAGCTGCAGGCACGGGTGCAGGCCGACGACAACCAGCGCAAGGGCGAGTTCGTGCTGATCGTGCAGGGCGCCGGCGACGACGCCGACGCGCAGCTGGCCGAAGGCCGCCGCGTCTACGCCACGCTCAGCGAACACCTGCCGCCATCGACCTCCGCCAAGCTGGCCGCGGAACTCACCGGCGCGCCGCGCAAGGCGTTGTATGGGGGCAGCTAG
- a CDS encoding penicillin-binding protein activator gives MNKRFARISALSLLALLFAGCATTSVTQSASSPAQAAALTLLDQGKPREAAAQLEAQAAGATGSERNQLLADAAFAWYEGGDVARARSLAAQVQPRQLSGLSKVRLALVNAELALADRQPAQALQALGNDPQAVPQNLRARWHLARAQALEGTGDATAALDERARADIGLSGQARSDNQRAIVRQLAALNDATLQARAAALPAGDPLYNFAGRALISRGLALPRPFDRGEQWGFDTSKRPPAERDGYRPPAKLAVLLPLSGTLATAAAPVRDGLLAGYYGETRRRPEINFIDTTGTAAGALAAYQKAIDGGADFVVGPLGRDEVSALFARDALPVPLLALNRGTGAPPAGSAGFSLAPEDDGIAAAEYLLAHERRNALVIGSNDDNGRRAVAAFRERYSERGGKVAASVSVAEVPGDVGAQLRSAGAADAVFLAVKGGTARALAPQLALAGFAGKSRVATSQLVLGTGKPEDDLVLDGIAYPSELWNVRGVGGLPAATSVAETLPTARGPAGRLFAFGYDAWQISAYLEKLATGAEANLRGATGVLHLDGFGNILRTPAWSTFSGGRATPLPDGR, from the coding sequence ATGAACAAGCGATTCGCAAGGATTTCCGCCCTGTCGCTGCTAGCGCTGCTGTTCGCCGGCTGCGCCACCACCAGCGTGACGCAGAGCGCGTCGTCGCCGGCCCAGGCCGCGGCGCTGACGCTGCTGGACCAAGGCAAGCCGCGGGAAGCGGCGGCGCAGCTCGAGGCCCAGGCCGCCGGCGCCACCGGCAGCGAGCGCAACCAGTTGCTGGCCGATGCCGCCTTCGCCTGGTACGAGGGCGGCGACGTCGCCCGCGCGCGCAGCCTGGCCGCGCAGGTGCAGCCGCGCCAGCTGTCGGGCCTGAGCAAGGTGCGGCTGGCCCTGGTCAACGCCGAGCTGGCGCTGGCCGACCGCCAGCCGGCACAGGCGCTGCAGGCGCTGGGCAACGATCCGCAGGCGGTGCCGCAGAACCTGCGCGCGCGCTGGCACCTGGCCCGCGCGCAGGCGCTGGAAGGCACCGGCGACGCCACCGCGGCGCTGGACGAACGCGCCCGCGCCGACATCGGCCTGAGCGGCCAGGCGCGCAGCGACAACCAGCGCGCCATCGTGCGCCAGCTGGCGGCCTTGAACGACGCCACGCTGCAGGCGCGCGCCGCCGCGCTGCCGGCCGGCGACCCGCTGTACAACTTCGCCGGGCGCGCGCTGATCAGCCGCGGCCTGGCGCTGCCGCGCCCGTTCGACCGCGGCGAGCAGTGGGGCTTCGACACCAGCAAGCGGCCGCCGGCCGAGCGCGACGGCTACCGCCCGCCGGCCAAGCTGGCGGTGCTGCTGCCGCTGAGCGGCACCCTGGCCACCGCGGCCGCGCCGGTACGCGACGGCCTGCTCGCCGGCTACTACGGCGAGACCCGGCGCCGCCCGGAGATCAACTTCATCGATACCACCGGCACCGCGGCCGGCGCGCTCGCCGCCTACCAGAAGGCGATCGACGGCGGCGCCGACTTCGTGGTCGGCCCGCTCGGCCGCGACGAGGTCAGCGCGCTGTTCGCGCGCGACGCGCTGCCGGTGCCGCTGCTGGCGCTGAACCGCGGCACCGGCGCCCCGCCCGCCGGCAGCGCCGGGTTCTCGCTGGCGCCGGAAGACGACGGCATCGCCGCCGCCGAGTACCTGCTGGCGCACGAGCGCCGCAACGCGCTGGTGATCGGCAGCAACGACGACAACGGCCGCCGCGCGGTGGCCGCGTTCCGCGAGCGCTACAGCGAGCGCGGCGGCAAGGTCGCGGCCAGCGTCAGCGTGGCCGAGGTGCCGGGCGATGTCGGCGCTCAGCTGCGCAGCGCCGGCGCCGCCGACGCGGTGTTCCTGGCGGTGAAGGGCGGCACCGCGCGCGCGCTGGCGCCGCAGCTGGCGCTGGCCGGTTTCGCCGGCAAGAGCCGGGTGGCGACCTCGCAACTGGTGCTGGGCACCGGCAAGCCGGAGGACGACCTGGTGCTGGACGGCATCGCCTACCCGAGCGAACTGTGGAACGTGCGCGGCGTCGGCGGCCTGCCGGCGGCGACCAGCGTGGCCGAGACCCTGCCGACCGCGCGCGGCCCGGCCGGGCGCCTGTTCGCGTTCGGCTACGACGCCTGGCAGATCAGCGCCTACCTGGAGAAGCTGGCCACCGGCGCCGAGGCCAACCTGCGCGGCGCCACCGGCGTGCTGCACCTGGACGGCTTCGGCAATATCCTGCGCACCCCGGCCTGGTCCACCTTCAGCGGCGGGCGCGCGACGCCGCTGCCCGATGGCCGTTGA
- a CDS encoding YraN family protein translates to MAVDRAQRGREVEASARAKLERAGLQLLAANVRYRGGELDLVMRHAQTLVFVEVRYRRSDAFGGGAASVDVHKRRRLLRAAQSFLAAHPHYATWPCRFDVVEAEGEPPRLSWLRDAFRADDC, encoded by the coding sequence ATGGCCGTTGACCGCGCGCAACGCGGTCGCGAGGTGGAAGCCTCGGCGCGCGCCAAGCTGGAGCGCGCCGGGTTGCAACTGCTTGCCGCCAACGTGCGCTATCGCGGCGGCGAACTGGACCTGGTCATGCGGCATGCGCAGACGCTGGTGTTCGTGGAAGTGCGCTATCGCCGTAGCGACGCGTTCGGCGGCGGCGCCGCCTCGGTCGATGTGCACAAGCGCCGCCGACTGCTGCGGGCGGCGCAGTCGTTCCTGGCCGCGCACCCGCACTACGCGACTTGGCCGTGCCGGTTCGACGTGGTCGAGGCCGAGGGCGAACCGCCGCGGCTGAGCTGGCTGCGCGACGCGTTCCGCGCCGACGACTGCTGA
- a CDS encoding FAD-binding oxidoreductase has protein sequence MTTPLPASLVQTLADLLGADGWRTDDASRRSYGEDDSRRWVLADAVALPQTREQVQAIVRACRAHRVPIVARGAGTGTAGAAVPFDGGVVLSFARMNRILRLRPQDRCAVVEPGVRNGELQQALAPHGLFWPPDPSSAELCSVGGNLSTNAGGPRAVKYGATRDNVLGVVAVTGAGELIRCGGAYTKDATGYDLTHLLVGSEGTLALIVEATLKLSPRPLAQAGLRAFYRDAGSAAAAVSRLMAQPTTPAMLEFMDRSAIALLRRNGSDVPEAGAMLLIEADGDHDTLPYALQALGAAADGDGLLSLDVATDGAAHDRLWAARRALSPALRTIKPGKINEDVVVPVSRIPELVAGVEALAAEFELPIVAFGHAGNGNLHVNILYAPDDAAETARAHAALPRLFALVLALEGTLSGEHGIGVAKRDYMAQAFDAATLEAMRAVKRALDPDGILNPGKVLPDNPPG, from the coding sequence ATGACCACGCCGCTGCCCGCTTCCCTGGTCCAGACCCTCGCCGACCTGCTCGGCGCCGACGGCTGGCGCACCGACGACGCCAGCCGGCGCAGCTACGGCGAGGACGATTCGCGGCGCTGGGTGCTGGCCGACGCGGTGGCGCTGCCGCAGACCCGCGAGCAGGTACAGGCGATCGTGCGCGCCTGCCGCGCGCACCGCGTGCCGATCGTCGCGCGCGGCGCCGGCACCGGCACCGCCGGCGCCGCGGTGCCGTTCGACGGTGGCGTGGTGCTGTCGTTCGCGCGCATGAACCGCATCCTGCGGCTGCGCCCGCAGGACCGCTGCGCGGTGGTCGAACCGGGCGTGCGCAACGGCGAGCTGCAGCAGGCGCTGGCGCCGCACGGCCTGTTCTGGCCGCCGGACCCGTCCAGCGCCGAGCTCTGCAGCGTCGGCGGCAACCTGTCGACCAATGCCGGCGGCCCGCGCGCGGTGAAGTACGGCGCCACCCGCGACAACGTGCTCGGCGTGGTCGCGGTGACCGGCGCCGGCGAGCTGATCCGCTGCGGCGGCGCCTACACCAAGGACGCCACCGGCTACGACCTCACCCACCTGCTGGTCGGCAGCGAAGGCACCCTGGCGCTGATCGTGGAGGCCACGCTGAAACTGTCGCCGCGGCCGCTGGCGCAGGCCGGGCTGCGCGCGTTCTACCGCGACGCCGGCAGCGCCGCGGCGGCGGTGTCGCGGCTGATGGCGCAGCCGACCACGCCGGCGATGCTGGAATTCATGGACCGCAGCGCGATCGCGCTGTTGCGCCGCAACGGCAGCGACGTGCCCGAGGCCGGCGCAATGCTGCTGATCGAGGCCGACGGCGACCACGACACCCTGCCCTACGCGCTGCAGGCGCTGGGCGCCGCCGCCGACGGCGACGGCCTGTTGTCGCTGGACGTGGCCACCGACGGCGCCGCGCACGACCGGCTGTGGGCCGCGCGGCGCGCGCTGTCGCCGGCGCTGCGCACGATCAAGCCGGGCAAGATCAACGAGGACGTGGTGGTGCCGGTGTCGCGCATTCCCGAGCTGGTCGCCGGCGTCGAGGCGCTGGCGGCGGAATTCGAGCTGCCGATCGTCGCCTTCGGCCATGCCGGCAACGGCAACCTGCACGTCAACATCCTGTACGCGCCCGACGATGCCGCCGAGACCGCGCGTGCGCACGCCGCGCTGCCGCGCCTGTTCGCGCTGGTGCTGGCGCTGGAAGGCACGCTGTCGGGCGAGCACGGCATCGGCGTGGCCAAGCGCGACTACATGGCGCAGGCCTTCGACGCGGCCACGCTGGAAGCGATGCGCGCGGTGAAGCGCGCGCTGGATCCGGACGGCATCCTCAATCCGGGCAAGGTGTTGCCGGACAATCCACCCGGCTAG
- a CDS encoding response regulator, with product MPTESHADPIPPPRVLVIDDEPQIRRFLDISLRAQGYHVLQAASGGDGLAQLAAHGAELVVLDVGLPDQDGHSVLRELRQWSAVPVIMLTVRAGEAEKVQALDAGANDYVTKPFGVQELMARIRVLLRMQPAAGEAEPVFDDGHLHIHLGLREVRLDGAPLALSRKEYALLALLLRHSGRVLTQPQLLREVWGPTHQEDTHYLRILVGKLRQKLGDSAVAPRYIATEPGVGLRFIGPAA from the coding sequence ATGCCGACTGAGTCCCACGCCGATCCGATTCCGCCGCCGCGCGTGCTGGTCATCGACGACGAGCCGCAGATCCGCCGTTTCCTGGACATCAGCCTGCGCGCGCAGGGCTACCACGTGCTGCAGGCGGCCAGCGGCGGCGACGGCCTGGCACAGCTGGCCGCGCACGGCGCCGAACTGGTGGTGCTGGACGTGGGCCTGCCCGACCAGGACGGGCACAGCGTGCTGCGCGAACTGCGGCAATGGTCCGCGGTGCCGGTGATCATGCTCACCGTGCGCGCCGGCGAGGCGGAGAAGGTGCAGGCGCTGGACGCCGGCGCCAACGACTACGTGACCAAGCCGTTCGGCGTGCAGGAACTGATGGCGCGCATCCGCGTGCTGCTGCGCATGCAACCGGCCGCTGGCGAGGCCGAGCCGGTGTTCGACGACGGCCACCTGCACATCCACCTGGGCCTGCGCGAGGTACGCCTGGACGGCGCGCCGCTGGCGCTGAGCCGCAAGGAGTACGCGCTGCTCGCCCTGCTGCTGCGCCACAGCGGACGCGTGCTCACCCAGCCGCAACTGCTGCGCGAAGTATGGGGGCCGACCCATCAGGAGGACACCCACTACCTGCGCATCCTGGTCGGCAAACTGCGGCAGAAACTCGGCGACAGCGCGGTGGCGCCGCGCTACATCGCCACTGAACCGGGCGTGGGGCTGCGTTTCATCGGACCGGCGGCATGA
- a CDS encoding sensor histidine kinase yields the protein MPDPRTQHADALIGALQRERGGRLTVFLGAAPGVGKTYAMLSRARQLQRQGSEVVVGVVETHGRAETAALLDGLTVQPRRRVEYRGRTLEEMDLDALLARRPPLVLVDELAHRNAPGSRHERRWQDVQELLDAGIDVYSTVNIQHLESLNDVVHRITGVRVAETVPDAIFDRLRDIVLVDLPPRELIERLQQGKVYLPEQAGQALQAFFSPSNLAALRELAMQTAADRVDNDLRDVQAAQGRTGVALRRRVLVAIDGRGQSDYLVRVARRLAERRGAPWSVVTVQTRAQPEAAWQLEIDRAFALARRLGGDAALLHGSGVADALLDHAARNGVSTLLLGRTRERPLARMINRTLTQQLLQRGAHYELVIISSPEARARARRRWRRPGHWLSRDDLAFATMAAALAVAVAWIAERWVGIDDLSMVFIVAVVMVASKTRMAAAVLAALLSFFSYNFFFIEPRFTFQISARQGVVTVLLFLVAALVAGRLASRLRTQVLALRAANAQTSALQRLGRELTSAADLGQVLEAGRRALAATLEAEAWVRLQPLEAAHAAAQDGAHDYVASMAAVDRSAADWAQRHGQATGRFTDTLAGADWWFLPVRHERGAIGVVGLKFGAGVQRPGLEQQRLAEAMVEDIGQAALRTRLVADLESARVSGETERLRSALLSSVSHDLRSPLAAMIGAASSLASYGQAMDADDRRSLLETIQLEGERLDRYIQNLLDMTRLGHTGLTLHRDWIGVDELIGSAARRLQRYQPQVRLDIALAAGLPTLWVHPALVEQAIFNVLENAAKFSPPDAAIRVAAALVDGRLRIDISDRGPGIPEDERARIFDMFYSVERGDRGRHGTGLGLTICQGMIGAHGGSVEALPGADGRGTTIRITLPLIEPAAPPPRPDAD from the coding sequence ATGCCCGACCCCCGCACCCAACACGCCGACGCCCTGATCGGCGCACTCCAGCGCGAACGCGGCGGCCGCCTGACCGTGTTCCTGGGCGCGGCGCCCGGCGTCGGCAAGACCTACGCGATGCTGTCGCGCGCGCGCCAGCTGCAGCGGCAGGGCAGCGAGGTGGTGGTGGGGGTGGTCGAGACCCATGGCCGCGCCGAGACCGCGGCGTTGCTGGACGGGCTGACCGTGCAGCCGCGGCGGCGCGTGGAGTACCGCGGCCGCACGCTCGAGGAGATGGACCTGGACGCGCTGCTGGCGCGGCGCCCGCCGCTGGTGCTGGTCGACGAACTGGCCCACCGCAACGCGCCCGGCAGCCGCCACGAGCGGCGCTGGCAGGACGTGCAGGAACTGCTCGACGCGGGCATCGACGTCTACAGCACGGTCAACATCCAGCACCTGGAAAGCCTCAACGACGTGGTCCACCGCATCACCGGCGTGCGCGTCGCCGAAACCGTGCCCGACGCCATTTTCGACCGGCTGCGCGACATCGTGCTGGTCGACCTGCCGCCGCGCGAGCTGATCGAGCGCCTGCAGCAGGGCAAGGTCTACCTGCCCGAGCAGGCCGGGCAGGCGCTGCAGGCGTTTTTCTCGCCGTCGAACCTGGCCGCCTTGCGCGAACTGGCGATGCAGACCGCGGCCGACCGCGTCGACAACGACCTGCGCGACGTGCAGGCCGCGCAAGGCCGCACCGGTGTGGCCCTGCGCCGGCGGGTGCTGGTGGCGATCGACGGGCGCGGCCAGTCCGATTACCTGGTGCGGGTGGCGCGGCGCCTGGCCGAGCGCCGCGGCGCGCCGTGGAGCGTGGTCACCGTGCAGACCCGGGCGCAGCCGGAAGCAGCCTGGCAGTTGGAGATCGACCGCGCCTTCGCGCTGGCGCGGCGGCTCGGCGGCGACGCCGCGCTGCTGCATGGCAGCGGCGTGGCCGACGCGCTGCTCGACCACGCCGCGCGCAACGGCGTGTCCACGCTGCTGCTCGGCCGCACCCGCGAACGGCCGCTGGCGCGGATGATCAACCGCACCCTGACCCAGCAGCTGCTGCAGCGCGGTGCGCACTACGAACTGGTCATCATCAGCTCGCCGGAGGCGCGGGCGCGGGCGCGGCGGCGCTGGCGCCGCCCCGGCCATTGGCTGTCGCGCGACGACCTGGCGTTCGCCACGATGGCGGCGGCGCTGGCGGTGGCGGTGGCGTGGATCGCCGAGCGCTGGGTCGGCATCGACGACTTGTCGATGGTGTTCATCGTCGCGGTGGTCATGGTGGCGTCGAAGACGCGCATGGCGGCCGCGGTGCTGGCTGCGCTGCTGAGCTTCTTCAGCTACAACTTCTTTTTCATCGAGCCGCGCTTCACCTTCCAGATCAGCGCGCGCCAGGGCGTGGTCACGGTGCTGCTGTTCCTGGTCGCGGCGCTGGTGGCGGGGCGGCTGGCGTCGCGGCTGCGCACGCAGGTGTTGGCGCTGCGCGCGGCCAATGCGCAGACCAGCGCGTTGCAGCGATTGGGCCGCGAACTGACCAGCGCCGCCGACCTGGGCCAGGTGCTGGAGGCCGGGCGCCGCGCGTTGGCGGCCACGCTCGAGGCCGAGGCCTGGGTGCGGCTGCAACCGCTGGAGGCGGCGCACGCCGCGGCGCAGGACGGCGCGCACGACTACGTGGCCTCGATGGCGGCGGTGGACCGCAGCGCCGCCGACTGGGCGCAGCGCCACGGCCAGGCCACCGGCCGCTTCACCGACACCCTGGCCGGCGCCGATTGGTGGTTCCTGCCGGTGCGCCACGAGCGCGGCGCGATCGGCGTGGTCGGGCTGAAGTTCGGCGCCGGCGTGCAGCGTCCCGGGCTGGAGCAGCAACGCCTGGCCGAGGCCATGGTCGAGGACATCGGCCAGGCCGCGTTGCGCACGCGCCTAGTCGCCGATCTGGAAAGCGCACGGGTCAGCGGCGAGACCGAACGCCTGCGCTCGGCGCTGCTGTCGTCGGTGTCGCACGACCTGCGCTCGCCGCTGGCGGCGATGATCGGCGCGGCCAGCAGCCTGGCCAGCTACGGCCAGGCGATGGACGCCGACGACCGCCGCAGCCTGCTGGAAACGATCCAGCTGGAAGGCGAACGCCTGGACCGCTATATCCAGAACCTGCTCGACATGACCCGGCTCGGCCACACCGGGCTGACCTTGCACCGCGACTGGATCGGCGTGGACGAACTGATCGGCTCGGCCGCGCGGCGACTGCAGCGCTACCAGCCGCAGGTGCGCCTGGACATCGCCCTGGCCGCCGGACTGCCGACGCTGTGGGTGCATCCGGCGCTGGTCGAGCAGGCGATCTTCAACGTGCTGGAGAACGCGGCCAAGTTCTCGCCGCCGGACGCGGCGATCCGGGTCGCCGCGGCGCTGGTCGACGGGCGCCTGCGCATCGACATCAGCGACCGCGGCCCGGGCATTCCCGAGGACGAGCGCGCGCGCATCTTCGACATGTTCTACAGCGTCGAGCGCGGCGACCGCGGGCGCCACGGCACCGGTCTGGGCCTGACCATCTGCCAGGGCATGATCGGCGCGCACGGCGGCAGCGTCGAGGCGCTGCCCGGCGCCGATGGCCGCGGCACCACGATCCGCATTACCCTGCCGTTGATCGAACCCGCCGCCCCGCCGCCCCGTCCCGATGCCGACTGA
- the kdpC gene encoding potassium-transporting ATPase subunit KdpC: MNVSQVSTSYREPLRWRAAVVLPLLVLGAAALYSLLATVVAGALFPAQANGSLLARDGRVLGSALVAQPFAAPGYFQPRPSAAKFDPMAAAGSNQARSNPELQKRIAETRAMLAARDGVAPAQVADDLLTQSGSGLDPDISVAAAQQQVARVARARGLPVATVAALVAAQAQPRQFGVLGQPRVNVLALNLALDEAGTRDPGPGTRENQQRKQ; this comes from the coding sequence ATGAACGTTTCCCAGGTTTCCACTTCCTACCGCGAACCGCTACGCTGGCGCGCCGCGGTGGTGCTGCCGCTGCTGGTGCTCGGCGCGGCCGCGCTGTATTCGCTGCTCGCCACCGTCGTCGCCGGCGCGCTGTTCCCGGCGCAGGCCAACGGCAGCCTGCTCGCACGCGACGGCCGCGTGCTCGGCTCGGCGCTGGTCGCGCAGCCGTTCGCCGCGCCCGGCTATTTCCAGCCGCGTCCGTCGGCGGCCAAGTTCGACCCGATGGCCGCGGCCGGCAGCAACCAGGCGCGCAGCAATCCCGAGCTGCAAAAGCGCATCGCGGAGACGCGCGCGATGCTGGCCGCACGCGACGGCGTCGCCCCGGCGCAGGTGGCGGACGACCTGCTGACCCAGTCCGGCAGCGGCCTGGATCCGGACATCAGCGTGGCCGCGGCGCAGCAGCAGGTGGCGCGCGTGGCCAGGGCGCGCGGGCTGCCGGTCGCCACCGTGGCCGCGCTGGTCGCCGCGCAGGCGCAGCCGCGCCAGTTCGGCGTACTCGGCCAGCCGCGGGTCAACGTGCTGGCGCTGAATCTGGCGTTGGATGAAGCCGGGACTCGGGACCCGGGACCCGGGACCCGGGAAAATCAACAGCGAAAGCAATAA
- the kdpB gene encoding potassium-transporting ATPase subunit KdpB — protein MSTPFPQASSSVRRPGLLDGPALRAALRASVLKLSPRHLLGSPVMAVVFAGTMLSALITLAGQSAPAFGWAVTAILLVTVLFGNFAEAVAEARGRGQAASLRRARKDLVARRVSSAQLEGETRIPAAELKPGDLVVISAGELIPADGEIVHGVATINEAAVTGESAPVLREAGTDRSGVIGGTKALSDEIVVKVTAEPGHSFLDRMIALVEGANRQKTPNEIALTMLLAAMTLTFLIVVATLPAIAGFVGVKVDPLLLIALLVCLIPTTIGGLLPAIGIAGMNRALSANVLAKSGKAVEVAGDVDVLMLDKTGTITHGDRQATAFHALSGVDMAPLREAAMLSSLADPTPEGKSIVRLAREQGLPPAEPDGASFVAFTAQTRMSGVDLPAQGQQPPRSIRKGAADAVIRHVTALGGQVPAELKGRVEQVARSGATPLVVAEGRHVLGVVELSDVVKHGVREKFARLRAMGVKTVMITGDNPLTAAAIAAEAGVDDYIAEATPEDKLARIRAEQAGGRLVAMVGDGTNDAPALAQADVGLAMNSGTQAAKEAGNMVDLDSDPAKLLAVVEVGKQQLITRGALTTFSLANDVSKYFAILPALFAASIPQMAALNVMRLSSPAHAVLAALIFNALVIPALIPLALRGVRFTPATATSLLRRNMLIYGVGGVLLPFVGIKAIDLLLVALG, from the coding sequence ATGAGCACCCCGTTTCCGCAAGCCTCTTCCTCCGTCCGTCGGCCCGGCCTGCTCGACGGCCCCGCGCTGCGCGCGGCCCTGCGCGCCAGCGTGCTGAAACTCTCGCCGCGCCATCTGCTCGGCAGCCCGGTGATGGCGGTGGTGTTCGCCGGCACCATGCTGTCGGCGCTGATCACCTTGGCCGGGCAGAGCGCACCCGCCTTCGGCTGGGCGGTGACCGCGATCCTGCTGGTCACCGTGCTGTTCGGCAATTTCGCCGAAGCGGTGGCCGAGGCGCGTGGCCGCGGCCAGGCCGCGTCATTGCGGCGCGCGCGCAAGGACTTGGTGGCGCGCCGCGTGAGCAGCGCGCAACTGGAGGGAGAAACCCGCATTCCCGCCGCCGAGCTGAAACCCGGCGACCTGGTGGTGATCTCCGCCGGCGAACTGATCCCGGCCGACGGCGAGATCGTGCACGGCGTGGCCACGATCAACGAAGCCGCTGTCACCGGCGAATCGGCGCCGGTGCTGCGCGAGGCCGGCACCGACCGCTCCGGTGTGATCGGCGGCACCAAGGCGCTGTCCGACGAGATCGTGGTCAAGGTCACCGCCGAGCCGGGCCACAGCTTCCTGGACCGCATGATCGCGCTGGTCGAAGGCGCCAACCGGCAGAAGACCCCGAACGAGATCGCGCTGACCATGCTGCTGGCGGCGATGACCCTGACCTTCCTGATCGTGGTCGCCACCCTGCCGGCGATCGCCGGCTTCGTCGGAGTGAAGGTCGATCCGCTGTTGCTGATCGCGCTGCTGGTGTGCCTGATCCCCACCACCATCGGCGGGCTGTTGCCGGCGATCGGCATCGCCGGCATGAACCGCGCGCTGTCGGCGAACGTGCTGGCCAAGTCGGGCAAGGCGGTGGAAGTGGCCGGCGACGTCGATGTGCTGATGCTGGACAAGACCGGCACCATCACCCACGGCGACCGCCAGGCCACCGCGTTCCATGCGCTCAGCGGCGTCGATATGGCGCCGCTGCGCGAGGCGGCGATGCTGTCGTCGCTGGCCGACCCGACCCCGGAGGGCAAGTCGATCGTGCGCCTGGCGCGCGAGCAGGGCCTGCCGCCGGCCGAGCCGGACGGCGCCAGCTTCGTCGCCTTCACCGCGCAGACCCGCATGTCCGGCGTGGACCTGCCCGCGCAGGGGCAACAGCCGCCGCGTTCGATCCGCAAGGGCGCGGCCGATGCGGTGATCCGCCACGTCACCGCGTTGGGCGGGCAGGTGCCGGCCGAGTTGAAGGGCCGTGTCGAGCAGGTCGCGCGCAGCGGCGCCACGCCGCTGGTGGTGGCCGAGGGCCGCCACGTGCTCGGCGTGGTCGAGCTGTCGGACGTGGTCAAGCACGGCGTGCGCGAGAAGTTCGCGCGGCTGCGCGCGATGGGGGTGAAGACGGTGATGATCACCGGCGACAACCCGCTCACCGCCGCGGCGATCGCCGCCGAGGCCGGCGTCGACGACTACATCGCCGAGGCCACGCCGGAAGACAAGCTCGCGCGCATTCGCGCCGAGCAGGCCGGCGGGCGCCTGGTGGCGATGGTCGGCGACGGTACCAACGACGCGCCGGCGCTGGCCCAGGCCGACGTCGGCCTGGCGATGAACTCCGGCACGCAGGCGGCCAAGGAAGCCGGCAACATGGTCGACCTGGATTCGGATCCTGCCAAGCTGCTGGCGGTGGTGGAAGTTGGCAAGCAGCAACTGATCACCCGCGGCGCACTGACCACGTTCTCGCTGGCCAACGACGTGTCCAAGTATTTCGCAATCCTGCCCGCGCTGTTCGCCGCCTCGATCCCGCAGATGGCGGCGCTGAACGTGATGCGCCTGTCCAGCCCAGCGCATGCGGTGCTGGCCGCGCTGATCTTCAACGCGCTGGTGATCCCCGCGCTGATCCCGCTGGCGTTGCGCGGCGTGCGCTTCACCCCGGCCACGGCGACCTCGCTGCTGCGCCGGAACATGCTGATCTACGGCGTCGGCGGCGTGCTGCTGCCGTTCGTCGGGATCAAGGCGATCGACCTGCTGCTGGTGGCGCTTGGCTGA